From the genome of Delphinus delphis chromosome 8, mDelDel1.2, whole genome shotgun sequence, one region includes:
- the LMNTD2 gene encoding lamin tail domain-containing protein 2 isoform X2: MDPESCQEAEDAEEKAFPSLVDRELVSGHVGPPASASPDRGAPACPQDTKPSSTRMVSSVNPQSAPESLDPRTLRLLWRQRELEIQALRWAIENHREARHCRILQEVAGLPAERSSCSRKLLQNQVQKLTLELEEQKGQAQLEKAHLEERLLQTRNTLRQLEAELQALQKSCLLQLARSSWVGRTLRSSTGSVEVVTAETLVDPGDLSENDRPPTAGEGFRLENVDWNSVAHRYPNLFTNLESSSDQQHPWAPPLPELPPATQPDQWNSELYCRQSEHRLKSVEWSSLPLVGTSSSGGADSESSSCLLAARYHVQKVTGDPLQAPGHIAEQKGAQSLCGDSRATWEGRLSLDLRKTHSDRQGKNGQEPESRADPHPRHYGRCPSPTGSCLKIMAVSHRRGFVRILNQSLEETADLGGFVLQQLVRDFPVCMYRFPPSTLLEPRQHITVWGEAPSSTKRQPPFSLGQEPVHFHSSRGCVTLLLNPQGEVLSEHQAAHCVTPVCRIFADNTDLSIDRFPLSEAQPGADLAERQPLPRPPRKGRVQEARAGRRRPGTRVQLPRLSTRKLLRQREVPGRPEGAAETHPELLPASPIPVPEAALGLEDCQARKEHKVRVGRKSVDRGCPMVALSVQSTAESRFGFRFLSCPPITADSRWPV; the protein is encoded by the exons ATGGACCCTGAGTCTTGTCAGGAGGCTGAAGATGCCGAGGAAAAGGCTTTCCCATCCCTGGTGGACCGAGAACTGGTCAGCGGCCACGTGGGGCCCCCAGCCAGCGCCTCTCCGGACCGTGGGGCTCCCGCATGCCCGCAGGACACCAAGCCCAGCTCCACCAGGATGGTCTCCTCTGTCAACCCGCA GTCTGCCCCGGAGTCTCTGGACCCCCGCACTCTGCGGCTGCTGTGGAGGCAGCGAGAACTGGAGATCCAGGCCCTGCGGTGGGCGATCGAGAATCACCGGGAGGCCCGACACTGCCGTATCCTGCAGGAAGTGGCTGGGCTTCCAGCTGAGAG GAGCTCGTGCAGCCGGAAGCTCTTGCAAAACCAGGTCCAAAAGCTGACTCTGGAGTTGGAAGAGCAGAAGGGACAGGCCCAGCTG GAGAAGGCACACCTGGAGGAGCGGCTGCTGCAGACCAGAAACACGCTGCGGCAGCTGGAGGCAGAGTTGCAGGCCTTGCAGAAGTCCTGCCTCCTGCAGCTGGCCCGCTCCTCCTGGGTGGGCCGCACGCTGCGGTCTTCCACGGGCAGTGTGGAG GTGGTGACGGCAGAGACCCTGGTGGACCCCGGTGACCTCTCTGAGAACGATCGGCCCCCCACTGCTGGGGAG GGTTTCCGGCTGGAGAATGTGGACTGGAACAGCGTCGCCCACCGGTACCCCAACCTCTTCACCAACCTCGAGTCCAGCTCAGATCAACA GCACCCCTGGGCCCCGCCGCTCCCGGAGCTCCCACCAGCCACGCAGCCTGACCAGTGGAACTCAGAGCTGTACTGCCGGCAGAGTGAGCATCGTCTCAAGAGCGTCGAGTGGAGCTCCCTGCCCCTGGTGGGCACCAGCAGCTCCGGGGGTGCCGACTCTGAGTCCAGCAGCTGCCTGCTGGCTGCACGTTACCATGTGCAGAAAGTGACAGGGGACCCTCTCCAGGCGCCAGGCCACATTGCTGAGCAGAAGGGGGCACAGAGCCTCTGCGGGGACAGTCGAGCAACATGGGAAG GCCGCCTCTCCCTGGATCTCCGGAAAACCCACTCGGACAGGCAGGGCAAGAATGGCCAGGAGCCTGAGTCCCGTGCGGATCCCCACCCCCGGCATTACGGGCGCTGTCCAAG CCCCACGGGCTCCTGCCTGAAGATCATGGCGGTGAGCCACCGCCGGGGGTTCGTGCGCATCCTCAACCAGTCGCTGGAGGAGACGGCCGACCTGGGTGGCTTCGTGCTGCAGCAGCTGGTGCGCGACTTCCCCGTGTGCATGTACCGCTTCCCGCCCAGCACGCTGCTGGAGCCAAGGCAACACATCACG GTGTGGGGCGAGGCGCCCAGCAGCACCAAGCGGCAGCCACCCTTCTCCTTGGGCCAGGAGCCCGTCCACTTCCACTCCAGCCGGGGCTGCGTGACCCTCCTCCTGAACCCCCAAGGCGAG GTCCTCAGCGAGCACCAGGCCGCTCACTGCGTGACCCCCGTGTGCAGGATCTTCGCCGACAACACCGACTTGTCCATCGACCGTTTCCCGCTCTCAGAGGCCCAGCCCGGTGCCGACCTCGCGGAGCGGCAGCCCCTGCCTCGACCCCCGCGCAAGGGTCGGGTGCAGGAGGCCCGGGCCGGGCGCCGGAGGCCGGG GACGCGGGTTCAGTTGCCCCGCCTGAGCACCAGAAAGCTCCTCCGCCAGCGAGAGGTGCCCGGGCGGCCCGAGGGCGCCGCCGAGACCCACCCAGAGCTCCTGCCCGCCagccccatccccgtccccg AGGCCGCGCTGGGCCTCGAGGACTGCCAGGCTAGGAAGGAACACAAGGTCCGG GTGGGCCGGAAGAGCGTGGACCGCGGCTGTCCGATGGTGGCGCTGTCGGTGCAGAGCACGGCCGAGAGCAGGTTCGGCTTCCGCTTCCTCAGCTGCCCGCCCATCACCGCGGACTCGCGCTGGCCGGTGTAG
- the LMNTD2 gene encoding lamin tail domain-containing protein 2 isoform X1: protein MPAGHQAQLHQDGLLCQPAVRRGGGRSAAWARPAREQGLIKWKERWPFRSAPESLDPRTLRLLWRQRELEIQALRWAIENHREARHCRILQEVAGLPAERSSCSRKLLQNQVQKLTLELEEQKGQAQLEKAHLEERLLQTRNTLRQLEAELQALQKSCLLQLARSSWVGRTLRSSTGSVEVVTAETLVDPGDLSENDRPPTAGEGFRLENVDWNSVAHRYPNLFTNLESSSDQQHPWAPPLPELPPATQPDQWNSELYCRQSEHRLKSVEWSSLPLVGTSSSGGADSESSSCLLAARYHVQKVTGDPLQAPGHIAEQKGAQSLCGDSRATWEGRLSLDLRKTHSDRQGKNGQEPESRADPHPRHYGRCPSPTGSCLKIMAVSHRRGFVRILNQSLEETADLGGFVLQQLVRDFPVCMYRFPPSTLLEPRQHITVWGEAPSSTKRQPPFSLGQEPVHFHSSRGCVTLLLNPQGEVLSEHQAAHCVTPVCRIFADNTDLSIDRFPLSEAQPGADLAERQPLPRPPRKGRVQEARAGRRRPGTRVQLPRLSTRKLLRQREVPGRPEGAAETHPELLPASPIPVPEAALGLEDCQARKEHKVRVSAGAGVRAAPAPPRPRPAATQAPPPQVGRKSVDRGCPMVALSVQSTAESRFGFRFLSCPPITADSRWPV from the exons ATGCCCGCAGGACACCAAGCCCAGCTCCACCAGGATGGTCTCCTCTGTCAACCCGCAgtaaggaggggaggggggaggtcagCCGCTTGGGCCAGGCCAGCCAGAGAGCAGGGCCTGATCAAGTGGAAGGAGCGCTGGCCTTTCAGGTCTGCCCCGGAGTCTCTGGACCCCCGCACTCTGCGGCTGCTGTGGAGGCAGCGAGAACTGGAGATCCAGGCCCTGCGGTGGGCGATCGAGAATCACCGGGAGGCCCGACACTGCCGTATCCTGCAGGAAGTGGCTGGGCTTCCAGCTGAGAG GAGCTCGTGCAGCCGGAAGCTCTTGCAAAACCAGGTCCAAAAGCTGACTCTGGAGTTGGAAGAGCAGAAGGGACAGGCCCAGCTG GAGAAGGCACACCTGGAGGAGCGGCTGCTGCAGACCAGAAACACGCTGCGGCAGCTGGAGGCAGAGTTGCAGGCCTTGCAGAAGTCCTGCCTCCTGCAGCTGGCCCGCTCCTCCTGGGTGGGCCGCACGCTGCGGTCTTCCACGGGCAGTGTGGAG GTGGTGACGGCAGAGACCCTGGTGGACCCCGGTGACCTCTCTGAGAACGATCGGCCCCCCACTGCTGGGGAG GGTTTCCGGCTGGAGAATGTGGACTGGAACAGCGTCGCCCACCGGTACCCCAACCTCTTCACCAACCTCGAGTCCAGCTCAGATCAACA GCACCCCTGGGCCCCGCCGCTCCCGGAGCTCCCACCAGCCACGCAGCCTGACCAGTGGAACTCAGAGCTGTACTGCCGGCAGAGTGAGCATCGTCTCAAGAGCGTCGAGTGGAGCTCCCTGCCCCTGGTGGGCACCAGCAGCTCCGGGGGTGCCGACTCTGAGTCCAGCAGCTGCCTGCTGGCTGCACGTTACCATGTGCAGAAAGTGACAGGGGACCCTCTCCAGGCGCCAGGCCACATTGCTGAGCAGAAGGGGGCACAGAGCCTCTGCGGGGACAGTCGAGCAACATGGGAAG GCCGCCTCTCCCTGGATCTCCGGAAAACCCACTCGGACAGGCAGGGCAAGAATGGCCAGGAGCCTGAGTCCCGTGCGGATCCCCACCCCCGGCATTACGGGCGCTGTCCAAG CCCCACGGGCTCCTGCCTGAAGATCATGGCGGTGAGCCACCGCCGGGGGTTCGTGCGCATCCTCAACCAGTCGCTGGAGGAGACGGCCGACCTGGGTGGCTTCGTGCTGCAGCAGCTGGTGCGCGACTTCCCCGTGTGCATGTACCGCTTCCCGCCCAGCACGCTGCTGGAGCCAAGGCAACACATCACG GTGTGGGGCGAGGCGCCCAGCAGCACCAAGCGGCAGCCACCCTTCTCCTTGGGCCAGGAGCCCGTCCACTTCCACTCCAGCCGGGGCTGCGTGACCCTCCTCCTGAACCCCCAAGGCGAG GTCCTCAGCGAGCACCAGGCCGCTCACTGCGTGACCCCCGTGTGCAGGATCTTCGCCGACAACACCGACTTGTCCATCGACCGTTTCCCGCTCTCAGAGGCCCAGCCCGGTGCCGACCTCGCGGAGCGGCAGCCCCTGCCTCGACCCCCGCGCAAGGGTCGGGTGCAGGAGGCCCGGGCCGGGCGCCGGAGGCCGGG GACGCGGGTTCAGTTGCCCCGCCTGAGCACCAGAAAGCTCCTCCGCCAGCGAGAGGTGCCCGGGCGGCCCGAGGGCGCCGCCGAGACCCACCCAGAGCTCCTGCCCGCCagccccatccccgtccccg AGGCCGCGCTGGGCCTCGAGGACTGCCAGGCTAGGAAGGAACACAAGGTCCGGGTGAGTGCTGGCGCGGGCGTCCGGgcagcccccgccccgccccggccccgccctgcGGCCACTCAGGCTCCGCCCCCCCAGGTGGGCCGGAAGAGCGTGGACCGCGGCTGTCCGATGGTGGCGCTGTCGGTGCAGAGCACGGCCGAGAGCAGGTTCGGCTTCCGCTTCCTCAGCTGCCCGCCCATCACCGCGGACTCGCGCTGGCCGGTGTAG